From one Rosa rugosa chromosome 4, drRosRugo1.1, whole genome shotgun sequence genomic stretch:
- the LOC133742705 gene encoding sulfiredoxin, chloroplastic/mitochondrial-like produces the protein SEFCVSRSPPLSSSGSSGGGGGPVILELPVDKIRRPLMRTRTNDPVKVQELMDSISEIGLQVPIDVLEVDGDYYGFSGCHRYEAHQCLGLPTIRCKIRRGTKETLRHHLR, from the exons TCAGAATTTTGTGTCTCAAGGTCTCCTCCTTTGAGTTCTAGTGGTAGTAGTGGTGGGGGTGGCGGTCCTGTGATATTGGAGCTTCCTGTTGATAAGATAAGGAGGCCTTTGATGAGAACCAGAACTAATGATCCGGTCAAGGTTCAAGAACTGATGGATAGCATAAGTGAAATTGGCCTCCAAGTACCT ATTGATGTGCTTGAGGTCGATGGAGATTATTATG GTTTCTCTGGATGTCATCGCTATGAAGCTCACCAGTGTCTTGGGCTCCCAACAATACGTTGCAAAATTCGACGTGGGACAAAAGAAACTCTTCG GCATCACCTCCGCTGA